A section of the Aythya fuligula isolate bAytFul2 chromosome 9, bAytFul2.pri, whole genome shotgun sequence genome encodes:
- the GPR149 gene encoding probable G-protein coupled receptor 149 — protein MSVTPSNLSLNGTSFFAENHSIMDKPGEQRTLNVFLFCLTFVIAFTVLLGSIYSLVSLLKMQNKTTISMIVTSLSIDDLISIVPVIIFMLTQWSSDILPQPLCTTSALIYLFQGISSNLKGSLIVSYNFYSINKTETISCSTSKRRVSMVWAILSIWIVSLLICVLPLCGWGKYVPTSWGCFTDCASSYILFLFIVYSLCFCLLTVLSVPLTYQLLCSDEQQLLHIDYQEISRGYITPGTPAGCSTATPSLSPVDPVDKTLKHFQNTCPSSEAVLRKGVAESSGLEPRCGSSAQSRSFTVGFAQKRFSLILALTKVILWLPMMIQMVVQHITGFQSLSFETLSFLLTLLAATVTPVFVLSEHWIHLPCGCIINCRRNSYALSSEEFKTRRRGFEFNLSFQQGYGIYRISPENHHRDGDGKSASCPSLGSPGSAPGAPQPPFSTAAPDSSRAPGPARRLPQAEGAGTEPPGWEWCRSRSERAPRQRSGGALAIPLCAFQGTVSLQAPTGKTLSLSTYEVSTEGQKITPTSKKIEVYRSKSVGHEPNPEESPNTFADTSVKIHLEVLEICDNEEALDTVSIISNISQSSTQVRSPSLRYSRKENRFVSCDLGETASYSLFIPSNNPDSDINITIPDTVEAHRQNSKKQHMERGGYQEEIQMLNKAYRKREEDDNNN, from the exons ATGTCGGTAACGCCTAGTAATTTGTCACTCAATGGGACAAGCTTCTTTGCTGAAAATCATAGCATTATGGATAAACCTGGTGAACAGAGAACTTTGAATGTCTTTCTATTCTGCTTGACTTTTGTCATTGCATTCACGGTGCTTCTGGGCAGCATTTATTCTCTAGTTTCTCTgctgaaaatgcagaataaaaccACAATTTCAATGATTGTGACCTCTTTGTCAATAGATGATTTGATCAGCATTGTGCCAGTGATTATTTTCATGCTCACCCAGTGGTCAAGTGAcatccttccccagcctctgtGCACCACCTCAGCACTTATATATTTATTCCAGGGCATTTCTAGCAATCTCAAAGGGTCTCTTATAGTTTCTTACAACTTCTACAGCATCAATAAAACTGAGACAATCAGCTGCAGCACTTCCAAACGGCGAGTAAGCATGGTGTGGGCAATTCTCAGCATTTGGATTGTCAGTTTGCTGATCTGCGTTTTGCCTCTCTGTGGTTGGGGCAAGTATGTCCCCACCTCCTGGGGCTGCTTCACTGACTGTGCCAGCTCCTACATCTTGTTCTTATTTATTGTCTACTCACTGTGCTTTTGCCTCCTCACAGTGCTGTCTGTCCCTCTGACTTACCAGCTGTTGTGCTCAGACGAGCAACAGCTGTTGCACATCGATTACCAGGAAATCTCTCGAGGCTACATCACCCCTGGGACACCCGCAGGCTGCAGTACTGCCACCCCATCGCTGTCACCGGTGGACCCCGTGGATAAAACCCTGAAGCATTTCCAAAACACATGTCCAAGCTCGGAGGCAGTTTTGAGGAAAGGTGTGGCTGAGAGCAGCGGCCTCGAGCCCCGCTGTGGGAGCAGtgcacagagcaggagcttCACAGTGGGCTTCGCCCAGAAGCGATTCTCACTGATTCTCGCATTGACAAAAGTCATTCTCTGGCTTCCAATGATG ATACAAATGGTTGTCCAGCACATCACTGGCTTTCAAAGCCTTTCATTTGAGACTCTTAGCTTCCTGCTGACTTTGCTGGCTGCCACCGTCACCCCAGTATTTGTCCTGTCAGAACACTGGATCCATCTGCCCTGTGGCTGCATCATAAACTGCAGAAGGAATTCGTATGCTTTGTCTTCAGAAGAATTCAAAA CCAGGCGCAGGGGTTTCGAATTCAACCTCTCATTCCAGCAAGGCTACGGAATCTACCGGATATCCCCCGAAAACCACCACCGCGACGGCGACGGCAAATccgcctcctgccccagcctgggcagccCCGGGAGCGCTCCCGGCGCCCCGCAGCCGCCTTTCAGCACCGCGGCTCCGGACAGCTCCCgagcgcccggcccggcccggcgcctGCCGCAGGCGGAGGGGGCAGGCACCGAGCCCCCGGGCTGGGAGTGGTGCCGGAGCAGGTCGGAGAGGGCCCCTCGGCAG cgATCGGGTGGGGCCTTAGCTATTCCCCTGTGTGCATTTCAAGGAACCGTGTCTCTTCAAGCACCCACAGGAAAAACTCTCTCTTTATCTACGTATGAAGTAAGCactgaaggacaaaaaataaCACCCACGTCAAAGAAAATTGAAGTTTATCGATCTAAAAGTGTTGGTCACGAGCCAAACCCGGAGGAGTCTCCTAATACATTTGCTGACACAAGTGTTAAAATTCATTTAGAAGTTCTTGAAATCTGTGACAATGAAGAGGCCCTGGATACTGTGTCCATCATCAGCAACATCAGCCAGTCGTCCACACAGGTGAGGTCTCCATCCTTACGTTATTCAcggaaagaaaacagattcgTCTCATGTGATTTAGGGGAAACTGCTTCCTACTCACTCTTCATACCATCAAACAATCCTGACAGCGATATTAACATAACAATTCCAGACACAGTCGAAGCTCATCGGCAGAACAGTAAAAAGCAACATATGGAAAGAGGTGGTTAtcaggaagaaatacaaatgttgAACAAAGCATACAGAAAACGGGAAGAAGATGACAACAACAATTAA